The Pseudoliparis swirei isolate HS2019 ecotype Mariana Trench chromosome 1, NWPU_hadal_v1, whole genome shotgun sequence genome has a window encoding:
- the LOC130203273 gene encoding CMP-N-acetylneuraminate-beta-galactosamide-alpha-2,3-sialyltransferase 1-like, whose product MTWSCLRSLRFRCLTSKVGVFILLLCVTGICVFWRGEIPSYFPPGEGRPCACDRCLREDETLFMQRFSKFEEPPFLSQYHNLSENHFNWWRRLQSDGRNFSVYKETVNKMFQMFPINAEVEASSPDRCRTCAVVGNSMNLKNSHYGPLIDFQDFVIRINKGLTKGYEEDVGTRTTHHVMYPVSAVDLENTTSLVLFAFKILDLEWMMKALNTGISFEERPLKANTDLVMVLNPAFMRYVHLVWLRRRGHYPSTGFMALILALHICDEVHVFGYGADSDGRWTHYWEHKRRRGFRTGWHPGHFEFAMIKELGRHQIIKFYRGW is encoded by the exons ATGACCTGGAGCTGCCTACG ATCGCTTCGCTTCAGGTGTCTCACATCCAAAGTGGGCGTGTTCAttctcctgctgtgtgtgacgGGCATCTGTGTGTTTTGGAGGGGAGAAATCCCATCGTACTTCCCGCCTGGAGAGGGAAGACCCTGCGCCTGTGACCGATGTTTACGTGAAGACGAGACCTTATTCATGCAGCGATTTAGCAAATTTGAGGAACCACCGTTTTTGTCACAATACCACAATCTCTCAGAGAATCATTTCAACTGGTGGAGG CGCCTACAGTCTGATGGCCGTAACTTCAGTGTTTACAAAGAAACGGTGAACAAGATGTTTCAGATGTTCCCAATAAACGCTGAAGTTGAAGCATCCAGCCCCGACCGCTGCAGGACTTGTGCTGTGGTGGGGAATTCTATGAATTTGAAGAATTCCCATTACGGACCCCTCATAGATTTCCAGGACTTCGTCATAAG AATTAACAAAGGTCTTACCAAAGGCTATGAAGAAGATGTTGGGACCAGAACAACTCATCATGTCATGTATCCAGTTAGTGCTGTGGACTTGGAGAACACCACAAGTCTGGTGCTGTTTGCATTCAAGATCCTGGACCTGGAGTGGATGATGAAGGCCCTCAATACAGGAAT CTCATTTGAAGAAAGACCACTGAAGGCCAACACGGACTTG GTGATGGTCCTGAATCCAGCTTTTATGCGGTATGTTCATCTCGTGTGGCTAAGGAGGAGGGGCCATTATCCATCCACTGGCTTCATGGCTTTGATTCTTGCTCTGCATATTTGTGACGAG GTCCATGTGTTCGGTTATGGAGCCGACAGTGATGGAAGATGGACTCATTACTGGGAACATAAGAGAAGAAGGGGGTTCAGAACTGGATGGCATCCTGGACATTTTGAGTTTGCAATGATCAAGGAGCTCGGTCGGCATCAGATAATCAAGTTTTATAGGGGGTGGTGA